In Afipia sp. GAS231, a single window of DNA contains:
- a CDS encoding type II toxin-antitoxin system HipA family toxin: protein MTSDANYTQAFVWVWLPDQTKPVVAGLLSASGKQLVFNYGRSYLARKDAIPLYEPELPLRSGILPLTAGLSMPNCIRDAAPDAWGRRIIINRKFGARSRNVDPGSVDEFTYLLESGSDRIGALDFQTSSANYLAREGPEASLHQLLDAAALVEKGVPLPVELDQALLHGTSIGGARPKAMITSGNKKFVAKFSSQNDLYSVVKAEYIAMRLAADVGLTVAPVSLERAAGKDVLLIERFDRVKVEGGWSRKAMVSALTLLELDELMARYASYEQLATIIRHRFQTPRETLKELFARMLFNILCGNTDDHARNHAAFWNGKELSLTPAYDICPQSRTGGEATQAMLIMGQERASQIALCLKAAPLFLMNNAEAVLLATRQVKTIKQRWPAVCDEAKLSKVDRNFLWRRQFLNPYAFLEAPEAVTNLMD from the coding sequence GTCGCCGGCCTGCTATCGGCAAGTGGCAAGCAACTCGTATTCAACTACGGGCGAAGTTACCTCGCGCGCAAGGATGCCATTCCGCTCTACGAACCGGAATTGCCGCTGCGGAGCGGAATCTTGCCGCTCACGGCGGGGTTGAGCATGCCAAACTGTATTCGCGATGCGGCTCCCGACGCATGGGGCCGTCGCATTATCATCAATCGAAAATTCGGAGCGCGCAGCAGGAATGTCGATCCGGGCAGCGTCGATGAGTTCACCTATCTGTTGGAATCCGGCTCAGACCGCATCGGCGCACTGGATTTTCAGACGTCTTCCGCGAATTACCTGGCGCGCGAAGGACCTGAAGCCTCCCTCCATCAGCTTCTGGACGCCGCAGCGCTGGTTGAAAAGGGAGTTCCGCTCCCGGTTGAACTCGATCAGGCCCTTCTCCATGGAACCTCGATCGGTGGTGCACGCCCCAAGGCGATGATCACGTCGGGCAACAAGAAATTTGTAGCGAAGTTCTCATCGCAGAACGACCTCTACAGCGTCGTCAAGGCCGAGTACATCGCCATGCGTCTGGCCGCCGATGTCGGCTTGACCGTCGCCCCGGTAAGCCTAGAGCGCGCAGCAGGAAAGGACGTCCTCCTTATCGAACGCTTTGATCGCGTCAAGGTGGAAGGAGGTTGGAGCCGGAAAGCCATGGTTTCCGCCCTCACGCTGCTCGAGCTCGACGAACTCATGGCCCGCTATGCCAGCTACGAGCAACTTGCGACCATCATTCGTCACCGGTTTCAGACGCCAAGAGAGACGCTCAAAGAACTCTTTGCACGAATGCTGTTCAACATTCTCTGTGGAAATACCGATGACCATGCGCGCAATCACGCCGCTTTCTGGAACGGCAAGGAACTGTCCTTGACCCCGGCATATGACATCTGTCCGCAAAGTCGGACAGGCGGAGAAGCCACCCAAGCCATGCTGATCATGGGCCAGGAGCGCGCGAGCCAAATTGCTCTGTGCCTGAAGGCGGCGCCGCTGTTTCTGATGAACAATGCAGAGGCGGTCCTGCTCGCTACCAGACAGGTCAAAACGATCAAGCAGCGCTGGCCCGCGGTATGCGATGAGGCAAAGCTCAGCAAGGTAGATCGGAATTTCCTCTGGCGTCGCCAATTCTTGAATCCGTATGCCTTTCTGGAAGCACCGGAAGCCGTAACAAACCTGATGGATTAG